The Chionomys nivalis chromosome 4, mChiNiv1.1, whole genome shotgun sequence genome contains the following window.
AATGGACTGAGCATGTCCTTTCTTCCTCTAATAGACACGAGTGAAATTACCCCTTATGTGTGGTGAATAGGTTTTCTCTGCTCTGGACGAATGTATATTGCTATACAGTTCTAAATTGCATCTGTAGGTTTGCTTCCATGAGATCCATTTCtttagaatgtttttaaaatttttaatgtttagaTCCACGAAACATTAGTGTTTATTCTTCATGTTTGCTTAAATTTGTTcactatttatataaataataatatgttttgtaacaacattttgttaggaaaatcgGGAAATATACatgattatataaatattttatatagttatataaagCATACGATATTGAAAATTGATGAAATGGGAAGTCTATAATGGTtatgtacatatttaaataaaataaagttcataACCCTGAGCCTATATTCCTCCTTAGTGTTTTTTCACAGTGTTCAGGTTTAATTACAAGGTTTAAAACATTAAGCAAGCACTGAAGCACTGATATATTTTCTCAGCTTTTGTGTTATGTAGGGGTTTGCTAAATTATACATGTTGGTCTTGATCTCCTGAGTGTTTGCTCCATTAAACATGGATACACATACCTTTTGAGGATTATTCTCTCCATCAATCTCTTATCCTAGCTATGTTGAAATAACTTTCTGGCTACCATTACAGGTGCAGAGTTAAGTGATGACTCAATTTTTCTGAATTATCCAAAGTGAGTACAAAAAGCAATGTAACGTACACAATCCTGCATTAGAAGGACGTTTGCTTTATTTTGAACGATCTTGGAACACCTCACTGCAACAAACAGTGGCAGAAATATACAGTCTTCCCTGCCTGTTGTCTTGGGCATCTGgaccatggatttttttttttttactactgttCATGATCCTACattgatatgtaaaatgttaTCACTCCTATTATACAGTGAGagatttgttttttgaaatgCACAAGATTTCACTGTCCTCCCACACAGTGTGGAGAGCAGCCTCTATCTCAAATCAAAAATCTTTCCACATTTATTGCAATTTTTATAAtgaaagtgaataattaaaaataaatccttactATAAACATTTCATCTACTCACATTTATTTGCAGAAGAGGAAGTTCTTTACTAAAACCTGTTCATCAAGAGTTATGTGGAAATGATGTCTGTCCTTGATATATTCGTTGTGACAACACAGTCCATTTTGGTGATATTTGGTTGATTTTGAGGAGAAATTCCAGATGGCAATTACATATTTAAGTCAACTTTTATGTAGTTATTTACTTGTCCCTTCTTGTTTTgggttaaaattttctttattgtcaaTTAACTTGAACATTTAAAACTATCCAGAGGAGAGATGTTTCGGTGCTCCCAATATTTCCAGGAAGtttcaaaaaagataaaagaagtcATAAAGAGAGAATTCCATTGCCTGCCCTTTGCTGTCTGAAGCCTTCTTCCTAAATTGTGTCTCCGTAATCACTTGCAGTTTATTCCCTGATTTAACTGTACTCACTCTACTTGGACTTAATAAATGTAGCCTGTCTTCATTTCCCAAATAAAGCAATCTTTATTCCTGAAAACACTATTAATGCACAGTCATTGTGGACATTAAAGGTAATATGAGATTAATAAAGCTAGGAAAATTGTTTCATAGCTATACAAAAGGATATTGAGATTCAAATAGCAATATTATTTTCAGAaccttataagtgaatatatgcAGAGAAGCTTCTCATTTACTCACTGTCTACTTTGTTCCCCATTTAATAACATTTGTTGCACTGATTCTGTCCatatctgcttttctttaattacgCCTATAAACCATTctaattattctatttttaaattttatagatgAGTCCTTACTGTAATAAAAAAtagcagtaaaaacaataatCCAAAATAACCACTGCAACAATACTAGATATATGTACAATTAATACagacaaataataataaagtttcaaagcTTTATTTCAacacatattattttatgttcatattgcctaaaaataataatacaaatatgCAAAATAGTATGTGAATTGATAGCACGTTTGAAACCTGGAACCATTAGGTAATTCTACACTTTTAATTCGGTAATTGATttccaataaataaaatctgacaCATTAGCAATTCACAGTTAATGTTACTTTTAAATGGGagatataaagaaaataacaaaaacagaagatTAATTTACACATTCAAAAACATAGGTTCAAAATGAGAAACCCACACACAGTGGATAATGGAATCCCAATATTACTTCATTTGATAATTTAAagatatcttttaatttataaGAGGAAACAGAATGCCCATTTCGTGATGAATGGGCATAACAGATAAGTCTTTTTAATGCCtctatatttaaataagaaatagaatagaaagagtGAAGGTGAATAATTGAAGACAGCAAATCTGGAAGTATTCACTCCAGAAGAAtcacatttctttttataatacaaAAAAATTTAGATTTTACAAATATTCCAAGAATTTGTGCTttctcaaaaactgaaaagatGAATATGCAAAAAACAGTTAAATTATACAGTTGAAACATTGTGCATGAAAAGAAATGATCTTTGTGCCCAAATTAAGTGGCATAAAGACAACCTTGTACAATCAAAATTTACTGCGTCTCAGGCTTTTCAACAGGGCAACTTTAATATCTTTGTTCTTCAAGCTGTAGATTAATGGGTTCATCATGGGAACTACATTGGTGTAAAAGACAGAAGAGATTTTTCCTTCATTCATAGACCCTGCTGAGGAGGGTTTGAAATACTCAAGTGCACCTGAAACATAGAACAGAGAAACAGCAAGGATGTGGGAGGTGCAGGTGCTGAAGGCTTTGGACCTACCCTCAGAGGAACGGATGTGGATGATGCTGGAAAGAATGAAACCATAGGAGATAAAGAGAGTTGAAGTAGGAACAATAATGTTGATGCTCCCAGCAACGAGAATTACAAGCTCGTTTGCATATGTGCTTGAGCAAGAGAGTTGAAGCAAAGGAGGAATATCACAGAAGTAGTGGTTGATGGTGTTGGCATCACAGAATCTTAGTCTCAGCAGGCATACAGTGTGAGCAACAGCATtagaaaatgcaataaaataggAACCAAACATAAAGTTCAAACATAATTTAGGAGACATGACAACATTGTATAACAGTGGATTGCAGATGGCCATGTAGCGATCATAGGCCATAGAAGTCAACACATAGCATTCCGATAcagcaaagaatataaaaaaataaacttgagtCATACATTCCACATAAGAAATGACATTCTCCCTTAAGACAAAGTTCATCAGCATTTGGGGAGTGAACACAGAACAATAGCAGAAGTCTATAAAGGAcaagttaaagagaaaaaagtacatAGGAGTGTGCAGGTGAGAATTAAATACAGTCAGAATTATCAAACACAAATTTCCCAACACAGTGACCATATACATTGc
Protein-coding sequences here:
- the LOC130873170 gene encoding olfactory receptor 8B3-like, producing the protein MDSINVSFMTKFILVGLTDQSNLQMPLFFLFLAMYMVTVLGNLCLIILTVFNSHLHTPMYFFLFNLSFIDFCYCSVFTPQMLMNFVLRENVISYVECMTQVYFFIFFAVSECYVLTSMAYDRYMAICNPLLYNVVMSPKLCLNFMFGSYFIAFSNAVAHTVCLLRLRFCDANTINHYFCDIPPLLQLSCSSTYANELVILVAGSINIIVPTSTLFISYGFILSSIIHIRSSEGRSKAFSTCTSHILAVSLFYVSGALEYFKPSSAGSMNEGKISSVFYTNVVPMMNPLIYSLKNKDIKVALLKSLRRSKF